In a genomic window of Anoxybacter fermentans:
- a CDS encoding DUF6531 domain-containing protein: MIKKKGFPKWVLLILCFIFIVNLPDFIFAKNTFIFQNNQDEEETIISILLIPINGGGTGGDTDNGGGDNNGGEDEEDDEDGDREDNEDDGEDEEDGEDEDGGDNEGGGEDGEDDEDEDGEDNKDGKDDENDDGEDKKDEKNDNRKEDKKEEKEPPVDANKPIYNLGETENLRGDPVNIANGNWHYKIVDLQVPGKGIDLEIKRSYNTNSDHIPSVLGRGWTFNYNIYLEEYSELGIMVLCKGDGGKANFEKVNNGEYINPVTHERLKKNGAIYILEKTDGQIYEFNSNLKISKIRDKNGNTLSFRYEGNRLIEVTDASQRRLQFLYNNKGQIIQIIDPMGQSLRYNYDNQLCLVSFTDRSGRTTEYRYNSQHKLVSIINPAGEVFSIVYDEKGRTREQRYGNGRNWSYTYDETNRHTIVKDLNNQITHYYYDEAGYIIKEVDPLGNTTLYTWENGKKTSVTDPKGFTIRYRYDQLGNLVEEIDPYGNSTRYEYNGRNLIKKVDPMGRITTYVYDDKDRLIQTTDPSGTTIRHYDQYGNLTSIQYPDGSIETYRYDQYGNKIEVVKPTGEKWSYEYDILGRKIRETNPLGGVTTYTYDPEGRVTSIKDPRGGITTMIYDQKGNLKEKHFPDGGVEKYSYDQHNRLIQKVDVNGQITTYKYDGKGNLIEKVKPGGRVYSYQYDACGRLIKEIDPLGQTIQYFYDANGNLITKIGKDGGRTSYNYDRLNRLIEKIDPSGLKTVYKYDKVGNVIERIIGNRKTSYQYNAQDKVILKIDPLLRKTHYQYDAMGRLLEERKPGGVVTRYQYDASGRLIKKINAEGAETQYTYNGSGLIETEVDPLGNVTRYYYNQAGDLIRKVDPLGNETRYTYDQMGHLLTITRSDGGVITYEYDLKGNVIKETDPLGNSTTYTYDPYSGKVKTKTDALGRVTRYEYDLLDRLVKKILPDGTIEQYSYDANDRLVQKMDPAGNKFIYTYDNSGNLLTEQDPVGGKITYTYNQYGELIKEIDALGRKTSYQYDAGGRLKCKSLPNGRNIVYTYNELDQLIKIQDGERITTMKYDRVGNLIEKIDPAGYKYTYEYDKNGNLLKVHNPDGGIIQFKYDALNRLIQEIDPLQAVTRYEYTPLGQVKKIIQPSGGTIIMEYDKNGNLIKKTGPEGEVTQYRYDKVGNVISEINPLGGETRIVYNSRDLPVKIIDPLNYTTRYEYNAVGKMIKKIDPEGNIYQYIYDAMGRLIKEIDPENNEVTYEYDIAGRLIKKVDPLGNFTRYKYDEMDNLIQEINPLNEAMRYEYNRYGEKIKEIDPLGRITQYQYDPLGRVTAIINPMGDQMSYKYNYAGKIVKKVDLNGGITTYKYNRRQQLVEKINPLKQKESYQYDAVGNLVKYIDPAGNEYQMQYNKRGDLVAEINPLSKKKQYSYNALGQIEKVIDEEGHVTRYIYDKKGQLISIIDPLGQTTKYTYTPQGKLASVTDPDGNVKHYKYNEIQQLVQVIDELGRKEEYRYDPLGNQTLIKDPLGREIRFEYDPVGRLIKKIQPDGGEYVYQYDKAGNLIRATDPLGYHYQYEYDQLDRLIREIDPLGSRVQYRYDKVGNLIEKTDAANNKTIYQYDLLNRLVKVTDAKGYSTEYKYDQLGNLIEEINPRGNVARYKYDPLGNLIERQDFANYVYKYEYNGTGKIVKKINPDGGVYEYIYDPLDRVISIINPYGAKTNISYNYRGQITRIEDPLGGITTYIYDKVGNLIKKVDPEGRVTQYTYNDVNKLIEKINPSGGKYKYAYNPMDQVVKEIDPLGRETHYRYNLRGELIEVKDHLGNAVTYKYDPLGRLVEKVDRAGYKTVFEYDPVGNLIAKVDPRGFKYEYQYDPLNRLVKKIDPKGNETRYKYDAVGNIIEVIDPLQRITRYEYDPLDRVTKIINPLGDEKKFSYNWAGKVTEVIDYNGQKTKYQYDKLNRLVQITNPAGYTKSYAYDQLDRIIEMVDFGGEKTSYSYNRVGELIKKIDPLGNETCWEYNALGLPVKKINARGYAYRYEYNLAGELISITDPMDYRTEYQYTPLGDLAKVIDPLGNVTEYEYDARQLLVAKTDAMGYKTRYEYDPNGNLIARIDPLGRKTEYEYDSLNRRIAEINALGYVTDYQYNAVGNLIQVKDPKGNITVYQYDELDRLTKIIEANGGEYEYEYDKIGNLVKVIDPLENVKKMSYNSLNKLIEVTDAMGYTTVYQYDPEGMLTRIVDANGHTKEYQYDALDRLILEIDPLGNETRYDYDPVGNLAFKIDAEGRRTSYTYDPLDRLIQIEYQTGEKEKFEYDPLGRIIRAESPEFVQTFSYDKLGRKIKARNETLGTEIQYSYDAVGNLKTLTTPKGSVISYEYDALNRLVKANLPTNHYAEYEYDANNNLTRMKYSNGVVTEYSYDEMNQIKSIVTRGPYGVLSSFTYERDLVGNILKCTEEDGAVTLYRYDANYRLTKVIYPVEKITAIRDAQLITQPIGGNEKEKGKGKNQKDNDNQPDPAENFDYLALPFNVVTYEYDAVGNMIRKSQDGVETLYQYNAANQLIQAGDVRYIYDRLGNRIQKISPEGTVTYKYDYANRLSQVLFDDGTEVKYSYDALGRRVKREESYWHTSNQLRWEKTVYVYDGNRLLAEYDQHGGGIQPLAEYFSGNGNIIARKMYGYHDRKLKGYQPNTRGFLFFYHHDVNRNVMDITDRSGNSLFKYRYDAFGEVYAGVMEPYNHHGLTEKFYDTKVKLYHFKARDYDPVTGQWIQRDRYRGRLSDPRTLHGYMYAYQNPVRFEDPLGYDVDKPITDPTVSIQDPEAAICEMDDNQIQVDKGDIYENGANEDDELSDDGNSLVQVYSTIVDNQPKPGDKIYYEKEIGQTLLGINLDSHTTDNRSGVVPEKTIIGGSILISSKPMRFSVEIDYLEESKVDIWVNAYASSSDYNPKEGDLPMIELSIDENKIEGLWFVKEDLERQYLTLPKKTIIWEKRITIEVKEPTKLEVFFAPPMPATDKGLIIPLSYSVIKDIIIIKPAQ; this comes from the coding sequence GTGATTAAAAAGAAAGGCTTTCCAAAATGGGTGTTATTAATTTTATGTTTTATTTTTATAGTTAATTTACCAGATTTTATATTTGCCAAAAATACTTTTATATTTCAAAATAATCAGGATGAAGAAGAGACTATTATATCTATTCTTTTAATTCCGATTAATGGTGGTGGTACTGGCGGGGATACAGATAATGGTGGAGGAGATAATAATGGTGGAGAAGATGAAGAAGATGATGAAGATGGAGATAGAGAAGATAATGAAGATGATGGAGAAGATGAAGAAGATGGTGAAGATGAAGATGGAGGAGATAATGAAGGTGGTGGAGAAGATGGAGAAGATGATGAAGATGAAGATGGAGAAGATAATAAAGATGGAAAAGATGATGAAAATGATGATGGAGAAGATAAAAAAGATGAAAAAAATGATAATAGAAAAGAAGACAAAAAAGAAGAAAAAGAGCCTCCAGTTGATGCCAATAAGCCTATATATAATCTAGGAGAAACTGAGAATTTAAGGGGAGATCCGGTTAATATTGCGAATGGGAATTGGCATTATAAAATAGTTGATTTACAGGTTCCTGGTAAGGGTATAGATCTGGAAATCAAACGTTCCTACAATACTAATTCAGACCATATCCCATCAGTATTGGGAAGAGGATGGACATTTAACTATAATATCTATCTTGAGGAGTATTCTGAACTAGGTATTATGGTTTTATGTAAAGGTGATGGAGGTAAAGCAAATTTTGAAAAGGTAAATAATGGAGAATACATAAATCCTGTTACACATGAACGTCTTAAGAAAAATGGAGCAATTTATATTCTTGAAAAGACAGACGGACAGATTTATGAATTCAATTCAAATTTAAAGATCAGTAAAATCCGGGATAAAAATGGTAATACATTGAGTTTTCGTTATGAAGGAAATCGGTTAATCGAAGTCACAGATGCCAGTCAAAGGCGGTTACAATTCCTTTATAACAACAAAGGACAGATTATCCAGATTATTGACCCAATGGGCCAGAGTTTGCGCTACAACTATGATAACCAGTTGTGTCTGGTTTCTTTTACCGACCGTTCCGGTAGAACAACTGAATATAGGTATAACAGTCAACATAAGTTGGTAAGCATTATTAATCCAGCGGGTGAAGTATTTTCCATAGTTTATGATGAGAAGGGCAGAACCAGAGAACAGAGATATGGGAATGGAAGGAATTGGTCTTATACTTATGACGAAACAAATCGTCATACTATTGTTAAAGATTTAAATAATCAGATAACTCATTATTATTACGATGAAGCAGGTTATATTATTAAAGAAGTAGATCCACTGGGCAATACAACTTTATACACCTGGGAAAATGGTAAAAAGACAAGTGTTACTGATCCGAAAGGTTTTACCATACGGTATCGGTATGACCAATTGGGTAACCTGGTTGAAGAAATTGATCCATATGGGAATTCAACCCGCTATGAATATAATGGAAGAAATTTGATTAAAAAAGTTGATCCCATGGGTCGGATTACTACATATGTTTACGATGATAAGGATCGTTTAATTCAAACTACAGATCCTTCAGGAACGACAATCCGCCATTATGATCAGTATGGCAATCTAACTTCCATTCAATATCCTGATGGAAGTATAGAGACTTACCGTTATGATCAATATGGCAATAAAATTGAAGTTGTTAAACCGACAGGAGAAAAATGGAGTTATGAGTATGATATTTTAGGAAGAAAGATAAGAGAAACCAATCCTTTGGGTGGAGTTACTACTTATACCTATGATCCTGAGGGACGGGTCACCTCAATTAAAGATCCCCGGGGCGGAATTACCACCATGATTTATGATCAGAAAGGGAACTTAAAAGAAAAGCATTTTCCCGATGGAGGAGTAGAAAAATACAGTTATGACCAACATAACCGTCTGATTCAAAAAGTTGATGTTAATGGTCAGATTACAACCTACAAATATGATGGAAAAGGAAATCTTATTGAAAAAGTAAAACCTGGTGGAAGAGTATATAGCTATCAATATGATGCCTGTGGTAGGCTGATAAAAGAAATTGACCCATTAGGTCAAACTATCCAATATTTTTATGATGCTAATGGTAATTTAATCACTAAAATTGGAAAAGATGGAGGACGAACTTCGTATAACTATGACCGTTTAAATAGATTAATAGAAAAAATAGATCCTTCAGGTTTAAAAACGGTCTATAAATATGACAAAGTAGGAAATGTTATAGAGAGAATTATAGGGAATAGAAAGACCAGTTATCAATATAATGCTCAGGATAAGGTTATCTTAAAAATTGATCCACTTTTAAGAAAAACCCATTATCAATATGATGCGATGGGAAGACTTTTAGAAGAAAGAAAGCCTGGCGGAGTTGTAACCAGATATCAATACGATGCCAGCGGACGTCTCATAAAAAAGATCAATGCTGAAGGGGCTGAAACCCAATACACCTATAACGGTTCTGGTTTGATTGAGACAGAAGTAGATCCTTTAGGAAATGTAACCAGGTATTATTACAACCAGGCAGGTGATTTAATCCGTAAAGTAGATCCACTGGGCAACGAGACCAGATATACCTATGATCAAATGGGCCATCTTTTAACAATTACCAGATCTGATGGTGGAGTAATTACATATGAATATGATTTGAAAGGAAATGTAATTAAAGAAACAGATCCGTTAGGGAATAGTACCACTTACACTTATGATCCATATTCCGGTAAAGTAAAAACTAAAACAGATGCTTTAGGTCGGGTTACCCGATACGAATATGATTTGTTGGATCGATTGGTCAAGAAAATATTGCCCGATGGTACAATTGAACAATACAGTTATGATGCCAATGATCGATTGGTACAGAAAATGGATCCGGCAGGCAATAAGTTTATCTATACCTATGATAATTCAGGTAATCTTCTGACAGAACAGGATCCAGTTGGTGGGAAGATTACTTATACTTATAACCAGTATGGAGAACTGATCAAAGAGATAGATGCTCTGGGTAGAAAAACCAGTTATCAGTATGACGCTGGCGGTAGATTGAAATGTAAAAGCCTGCCAAATGGCAGGAATATTGTCTATACCTATAATGAACTGGATCAACTGATTAAGATTCAGGATGGGGAAAGGATTACTACTATGAAATATGACAGGGTTGGAAATTTAATCGAAAAAATAGATCCTGCGGGCTATAAATATACTTATGAATATGATAAGAATGGTAACCTATTGAAAGTTCATAATCCTGATGGAGGAATAATCCAGTTTAAATATGATGCATTAAATCGGTTAATTCAAGAAATTGATCCTTTACAGGCTGTTACCAGATATGAATATACTCCTCTCGGGCAGGTGAAAAAGATTATTCAGCCATCGGGCGGTACTATTATAATGGAATATGATAAAAATGGCAATTTGATCAAAAAGACTGGCCCTGAAGGAGAAGTTACCCAGTATAGATATGATAAAGTTGGAAATGTTATAAGTGAGATCAATCCTTTGGGAGGAGAGACCAGAATTGTCTATAACAGCAGAGATTTGCCGGTAAAAATCATTGACCCGTTAAACTATACAACCAGGTATGAGTATAATGCGGTAGGTAAGATGATCAAAAAGATTGATCCAGAGGGAAATATTTATCAATACATTTATGATGCTATGGGACGTTTAATAAAAGAGATAGATCCTGAGAACAACGAAGTTACTTACGAATATGATATTGCTGGAAGGTTGATTAAAAAAGTAGATCCATTGGGAAATTTCACCCGGTATAAGTATGATGAGATGGATAATCTGATTCAGGAAATTAACCCATTAAATGAAGCTATGCGTTATGAGTATAATAGGTATGGTGAAAAAATAAAAGAGATAGACCCATTGGGAAGAATTACCCAATATCAATATGACCCTCTGGGTAGGGTAACGGCAATTATAAATCCAATGGGTGATCAGATGAGCTATAAATATAATTATGCCGGAAAGATTGTTAAAAAAGTTGATTTAAACGGTGGAATTACCACTTATAAATATAACAGACGGCAGCAGTTAGTTGAAAAGATAAATCCACTGAAGCAGAAAGAAAGTTATCAGTATGATGCAGTTGGAAATCTGGTGAAGTATATTGACCCAGCCGGTAATGAATATCAGATGCAGTATAACAAGAGAGGGGATCTGGTTGCTGAAATAAACCCATTGAGTAAGAAAAAGCAGTATAGTTACAATGCACTTGGTCAGATTGAGAAAGTTATAGATGAAGAAGGACATGTAACCCGTTATATTTACGATAAAAAAGGGCAGTTAATCAGTATAATTGATCCATTGGGCCAGACAACGAAATATACTTATACACCACAGGGAAAACTGGCATCAGTCACAGATCCGGACGGGAATGTAAAACATTATAAATATAACGAAATACAGCAGTTGGTTCAGGTGATTGATGAATTGGGTCGAAAAGAAGAATATCGGTATGATCCTTTGGGAAATCAAACTTTGATAAAAGATCCACTGGGTCGCGAGATACGGTTTGAATATGATCCGGTAGGCCGGCTGATAAAGAAGATTCAGCCAGATGGAGGAGAGTATGTATATCAATATGATAAGGCAGGCAATCTTATCAGAGCAACTGATCCTTTAGGTTATCATTATCAGTATGAATATGATCAGTTGGACAGGCTAATCAGAGAAATAGATCCATTAGGCAGCAGAGTTCAATACCGTTATGATAAAGTTGGCAATTTGATCGAAAAGACCGATGCTGCCAATAATAAGACTATCTATCAATATGACCTTTTAAATAGATTGGTAAAAGTTACTGATGCAAAGGGATATAGTACTGAATATAAATATGATCAATTAGGAAATTTGATTGAAGAGATAAATCCCCGTGGAAATGTAGCCAGATACAAATATGATCCATTGGGAAATCTGATAGAGAGGCAGGATTTTGCAAATTATGTTTATAAATATGAATATAATGGAACAGGAAAGATTGTAAAAAAGATTAATCCAGATGGTGGGGTATATGAATATATTTATGATCCGCTGGACCGTGTAATCAGTATAATTAATCCTTACGGTGCAAAGACAAATATTAGTTACAACTATCGGGGCCAAATTACCAGGATAGAAGATCCTCTGGGGGGTATTACGACCTATATTTATGACAAAGTAGGAAATCTGATTAAAAAAGTTGATCCTGAAGGGCGGGTTACACAATATACCTATAATGATGTTAATAAGTTAATTGAAAAGATAAATCCTTCAGGAGGGAAGTATAAATATGCATACAATCCAATGGATCAGGTTGTAAAAGAGATAGATCCATTGGGTAGAGAGACTCACTATAGATATAATTTGCGGGGAGAACTTATAGAAGTCAAAGATCATTTAGGGAATGCAGTAACATACAAATATGACCCATTGGGACGGTTAGTAGAGAAAGTAGATAGGGCCGGTTATAAGACAGTTTTTGAATATGACCCGGTAGGAAATCTGATTGCTAAAGTAGATCCGAGAGGCTTTAAGTATGAATATCAATATGACCCACTTAACAGGTTGGTAAAAAAGATTGACCCGAAAGGAAATGAAACCCGGTATAAATATGATGCTGTAGGAAACATTATTGAAGTTATTGATCCACTACAGCGGATAACCAGATATGAATATGATCCACTAGATAGGGTTACAAAGATTATAAATCCATTGGGAGATGAGAAGAAATTTTCTTACAACTGGGCCGGTAAAGTAACGGAAGTAATTGATTATAATGGTCAAAAGACAAAATATCAATATGATAAGCTCAATCGCCTGGTACAGATCACCAATCCGGCAGGTTATACCAAGAGCTATGCTTATGATCAATTGGATCGCATTATAGAAATGGTTGACTTCGGCGGTGAAAAGACCAGTTATAGCTATAACAGGGTAGGAGAATTGATTAAAAAGATTGATCCACTGGGTAATGAGACCTGCTGGGAATATAATGCTCTGGGACTACCGGTTAAAAAGATCAATGCAAGGGGTTATGCCTATAGGTATGAATATAACCTTGCAGGGGAGTTGATAAGTATCACAGATCCAATGGATTATAGGACAGAGTATCAATATACACCATTGGGTGATTTAGCAAAAGTTATCGACCCATTGGGTAATGTAACAGAATACGAATATGATGCCCGGCAGCTTTTGGTAGCTAAAACAGATGCAATGGGATATAAGACAAGATATGAGTATGATCCAAACGGAAACCTGATAGCCAGGATTGATCCATTGGGCAGGAAGACGGAATATGAATATGACAGTTTAAATCGTAGAATTGCAGAGATAAATGCTCTTGGTTATGTAACAGATTATCAGTATAATGCTGTAGGAAACCTGATTCAGGTTAAAGATCCGAAAGGGAATATAACAGTCTATCAATATGATGAGCTTGATCGTTTGACAAAGATAATTGAGGCTAATGGTGGGGAGTATGAATATGAATATGATAAGATAGGAAATCTGGTAAAAGTTATTGACCCATTGGAGAATGTGAAAAAGATGAGCTATAACTCTCTAAATAAACTCATAGAAGTAACCGATGCAATGGGATATACTACGGTATATCAATATGATCCAGAGGGAATGCTGACCAGGATTGTAGATGCCAATGGTCATACAAAAGAGTATCAATATGATGCCCTTGATCGATTGATTCTGGAGATAGACCCATTGGGAAATGAGACAAGATATGACTATGACCCGGTAGGTAATTTGGCCTTTAAGATTGATGCAGAGGGTAGAAGGACGAGTTACACTTATGACCCGCTAGATAGGCTAATTCAAATTGAATATCAGACAGGAGAGAAAGAGAAATTTGAATATGATCCATTGGGTCGTATAATTCGAGCTGAAAGTCCAGAATTTGTACAGACATTCAGTTATGATAAGTTAGGGCGGAAGATAAAGGCCAGAAATGAGACATTGGGAACAGAGATTCAGTACAGTTATGATGCTGTAGGGAACTTAAAGACATTGACAACACCAAAAGGCTCAGTAATTTCCTATGAGTATGATGCTTTGAACAGATTAGTCAAGGCCAATCTACCGACGAATCATTATGCAGAATATGAGTATGATGCAAACAACAATTTGACACGTATGAAATATTCCAATGGAGTAGTGACAGAGTACAGTTATGATGAAATGAACCAGATAAAAAGCATAGTTACCCGTGGCCCATATGGAGTTCTTTCAAGTTTTACTTACGAAAGGGATTTAGTAGGGAATATCTTAAAATGTACAGAAGAGGATGGGGCAGTGACTTTATACAGATATGATGCAAATTATCGATTAACAAAAGTAATTTATCCAGTAGAGAAGATTACAGCGATCAGGGACGCTCAGTTGATAACTCAACCTATAGGTGGAAATGAGAAAGAAAAAGGTAAGGGTAAAAATCAGAAAGATAATGATAATCAACCAGACCCGGCAGAAAACTTTGATTATCTGGCATTGCCATTTAATGTAGTGACTTATGAATATGATGCAGTAGGAAATATGATAAGAAAGAGTCAGGATGGGGTAGAGACATTGTATCAATATAATGCAGCAAACCAGTTGATTCAGGCAGGGGATGTGAGATATATTTATGACAGGTTAGGGAATCGAATACAGAAGATTTCTCCTGAAGGAACAGTTACCTACAAGTATGACTATGCGAATAGATTGAGCCAGGTACTATTTGATGATGGAACAGAGGTTAAGTATAGCTATGATGCTTTAGGGAGGAGAGTAAAGAGAGAGGAGAGTTACTGGCATACATCGAATCAATTAAGATGGGAGAAGACGGTGTATGTATATGATGGTAATAGACTTTTAGCAGAATATGATCAGCATGGTGGAGGCATTCAACCATTAGCAGAATATTTTTCCGGTAATGGCAATATTATTGCCAGGAAGATGTATGGTTATCATGATAGGAAACTTAAGGGTTATCAGCCCAATACAAGAGGATTTCTATTCTTTTACCATCATGATGTAAACAGGAATGTGATGGATATAACTGATAGATCAGGTAACAGTCTATTTAAGTACAGGTATGATGCTTTTGGAGAAGTTTATGCAGGAGTGATGGAGCCATACAATCATCATGGATTGACAGAGAAGTTTTATGATACAAAGGTAAAATTGTATCACTTCAAAGCAAGAGATTATGATCCAGTGACAGGTCAATGGATTCAGAGAGATCGTTACAGGGGTCGTTTAAGTGATCCCCGGACCTTACATGGATATATGTATGCATATCAGAATCCAGTAAGATTTGAAGATCCATTGGGGTATGATGTTGATAAACCTATTACAGATCCGACAGTTTCAATTCAGGATCCAGAGGCTGCTATTTGCGAGATGGATGATAATCAAATTCAGGTAGATAAAGGGGATATATACGAAAATGGGGCGAATGAAGATGATGAGTTAAGTGATGATGGAAATTCATTAGTTCAAGTTTATTCGACAATAGTAGATAATCAACCTAAACCAGGAGATAAAATTTATTATGAAAAAGAGATAGGGCAAACATTATTGGGAATAAATCTTGATAGTCATACAACAGATAACAGATCAGGAGTAGTCCCAGAGAAGACAATTATCGGAGGAAGTATATTAATATCTAGTAAACCTATGAGATTTTCTGTAGAAATTGATTATTTGGAAGAAAGCAAAGTAGATATTTGGGTTAATGCTTATGCAAGTAGCTCTGATTATAATCCTAAGGAGGGGGACCTTCCCATGATAGAGTTAAGTATTGATGAAAATAAAATAGAAGGTTTGTGGTTTGTAAAAGAAGATTTAGAAAGGCAATATTTAACATTACCAAAAAAAACTATAATATGGGAAAAACGAATAACTATCGAGGTGAAAGAACCAACTAAGTTAGAAGTATTTTTTGCACCTCCAATGCCTGCAACTGATAAAGGACTAATAATACCACTTTCTTATTCAGTAATAAAAGATATAATTATAATAAAACCTGCACAATAA
- a CDS encoding type II secretion system protein GspD — MIRKTWIILIVMVIGLSNPGMTQEEMNILSFDVIYLNSLTQIVIQTDKVLDYRLREGDGVVEVYLKGQLAKGFAIPENLTDPIKEVVVQEKMDGVIFYVKYSDSVILRSSLTPDQKSIVLSLSSIKDEETRADKKYKVFFLEYADLKEVANILKKMIPFGDRAIQINEEQQALIISREVEDLDEIEKLIKELDFPREQILIDAKIIEINVDDNSTLGLDFSDSFGVMFKEKTSTYGEVDLNLQTFVRTPLNLMAAINLLKGKGQARVLANPRIATVSGVEAKVITQERIPIFISENVSGQNYRIKQDIVAGIQLKIKPRVNKYGEIISEIYTNVTSVTGTTADGYPTTSSREAETIIRCKAGETIVIGGLARESVIQYENRIPLLGDIPILGRLFRTVRDETKRSDLYIFITPYLVNHKDVLNVTLPSVSESVETGQDDETGQ, encoded by the coding sequence ATGATTAGAAAAACATGGATTATATTAATAGTTATGGTAATAGGTTTATCAAATCCTGGAATGACTCAAGAAGAGATGAATATTTTGAGTTTTGATGTTATTTATTTAAACTCTTTAACTCAGATTGTCATTCAGACTGATAAAGTTCTGGATTATCGTTTACGTGAAGGTGATGGAGTGGTAGAGGTTTATTTAAAAGGTCAACTTGCTAAAGGATTTGCAATTCCTGAAAACCTTACTGATCCTATTAAAGAGGTTGTAGTACAGGAGAAGATGGATGGAGTTATTTTTTATGTTAAATATTCTGATTCAGTTATTTTAAGAAGTTCTTTGACTCCTGATCAAAAATCTATAGTTTTAAGTTTGAGTTCTATTAAGGATGAAGAAACACGAGCTGATAAAAAATACAAAGTTTTCTTTTTGGAATATGCTGATCTAAAAGAAGTTGCAAATATTTTAAAAAAGATGATTCCTTTTGGTGATCGGGCAATTCAGATTAATGAGGAACAGCAAGCTTTAATCATAAGTAGGGAAGTAGAGGATCTGGATGAGATTGAAAAATTGATTAAAGAGTTAGACTTTCCACGGGAGCAGATTTTAATTGATGCAAAGATTATAGAAATAAATGTGGATGATAATTCCACATTGGGTTTAGATTTTAGTGATAGTTTCGGTGTTATGTTTAAAGAAAAGACATCGACTTATGGTGAAGTGGATTTAAATTTACAGACATTTGTAAGAACACCGTTAAATCTAATGGCTGCTATTAATCTGTTGAAGGGAAAAGGACAGGCCCGGGTATTAGCAAATCCGCGTATTGCTACAGTTAGTGGAGTGGAAGCAAAAGTAATTACACAAGAGCGGATTCCGATATTTATTTCTGAAAATGTAAGTGGTCAGAATTATCGAATAAAACAGGATATTGTGGCAGGAATTCAGTTGAAGATTAAACCAAGGGTTAATAAATATGGTGAGATTATTTCGGAAATATATACAAATGTTACTTCTGTGACAGGTACAACAGCCGATGGGTATCCTACAACCAGCAGTAGGGAGGCGGAAACCATTATTCGCTGTAAGGCAGGCGAGACTATTGTAATAGGGGGATTGGCAAGAGAGAGTGTGATTCAGTATGAGAATCGAATTCCTCTTTTAGGGGATATCCCTATTTTAGGACGATTGTTTAGAACTGTGCGGGATGAGACTAAGAGAAGTGATTTATATATTTTTATTACGCCATATCTGGTTAATCATAAGGATGTTTTAAATGTAACATTACCTTCTGTTTCTGAATCAGTAGAGACTGGTCAAGATGATGAGACAGGACAGTAA